Proteins encoded by one window of Cucurbita pepo subsp. pepo cultivar mu-cu-16 chromosome LG14, ASM280686v2, whole genome shotgun sequence:
- the LOC111810026 gene encoding plastidial pyruvate kinase 2-like, which produces MSQVVATRSIHSTFLCPSSGSVQDRVDRARSFGIGSKLLGHEKKSWNFAHRRSLITSKGATQAEVVPVSPEDVQKADEQFEHLRAVQQLGDTPVGMWSKPTVRRKTKIVCTIGPSTDTKEMIWKLAEAGMNVARLNMSHGDHASHQKVIDLVREYNAQSQDNCIAIMLDTKGPEVRSGDLPQPILLESGQEFTFTIRRGVSTADSVSVNYDDFVNDVEVGDMILVDGGMMSLMVKSKTEDSVKCEVVDGGELKSRRHLNVRGKSATLPSITEKDWDDIKFGVDNKVDFYAVSFVKDAQVVHELKKYLKSCDADIHVIVKIESADSIPNLHSIITASDGAMVARGDLGAELPIEEVPLLQEEIINLCRGMGKAVIVATNMLESMIVHPTPTRAEVSDIAIAVREGADAIMLSGETAHGKFPLKAVKVMHTVALRTEATIEGGRMPLNLGQTFKNHMSEMFAYHATMMSNTLGTSIVVFTRTGFMAILLSHYRPSGTTFAFTNDKRIQQRLALYQGVCPLYMQFSDDAEQTFSDALSMLQRQGMVKEGEEVALVQSGKQPIWRFPSTHNIQVRKV; this is translated from the exons ATGTCACAGGTGGTGGCTACGAGATCGATTCACAGCACATTCCTGTGTCCCAGCTCGGGATCTGTGCAAGACCGAGTAGACAGGGCTCGGTCTTTTGGTATTGGCTCCAAACTGTTGGGGCATGAGAAGAAGAGTTGGAATTTTGCACACAGGAGAAGTCTAATCACATCCAAGGGAGCTACTCAAGCTGAAGTTGTTCCGGTATCACCTGAGGATGTTCAGAAG GCAGATGAGCAATTTGAACATTTACGAGCAGTTCAACAACTTGGTGATACACCGGTTGGTATGTGGTCCAAGCCAACAGTTAGACGCAAGACAAAAATTGTGTGTACGATTGGACCTTCGACTGACACGAAGGAAATGATTTGGAAACTGGCTGAAGCTGGAATGAATGTTGCTCGATTGAATATGTCTCACGGAGACCATGCATCTCATCAGAAAGTTATAGATTTAGTCAGAGAATACAACGCCCAATCACAAGACAATTGCATTGCAATCATGCTAGACACCAAG GGTCCTGAGGTTAGGAGTGGTGACCTACCACAACCAATATTGTTAGAAAGTGGTCAGGAATTCACTTTCACCATACGGAGAGGTGTTAGCACTGCAGATTCTGTCAGTGTGAACTATGATGACTTTGTTAATGATGTAGAAGTTGGGGacatgattcttgttgatg GTGGAATGATGTCATTGATGGTGAAGTCTAAAACAGAGGATTCTGTCAAGTGTGAAGTTGTTGATGGAGGAGAGCTCAAGTCCAGGCGACATTTAAATGTTCGAGGGAAAAGTGCAACACTGCCTTCCATTACTG AGAAGGATTGGGatgatattaaatttggaGTTGACAACAAAGTTGATTTTTACGCTGTCTCTTTCGTCAAGGATGCACAAGTAGTTCATGAGTTGAAGAAATATCTTAAGA GCTGTGATGCTGATATTCATGTGATTGTAAAAATAGAAAGCGCAGACTCCATACCAAATTTGCATTCAATTATTACAGCTTCTGATGGg GCAATGGTTGCAAGAGGTGATCTTGGTGCCGAACTCCCTATTGAAGAGGTTCCACTTCTGCAG GAGGAGATAATCAACCTGTGTCGAGGCATGGGGAAGGCTGTCATTGTGGCTACTAACATGCTTGAGAGTATGATTGTTCATCCGACACCAACCAGAGCAGAAGTATCTGACATTGCTATTGCAGTTAGAGAGGGTGCTGATGCAATCATGCTGTCTGGAGAAACTGCTCATGGAAA ATTCCCGTTAAAAGCTGTGAAAGTAATGCATACAGTTGCCTTACGGACTGAAGCAACCATAGAAGGTGGTCGAATGCCATTGAATCTTGGTCAAACATTCAAG AATCATATGAGCGAGATGTTTGCTTATCATGCAACGATGATGTCCAACACCCTTGGAACCTCAATAGTTGTCTTCACTAGAACTGGTTTCATGGCTATCCTCCTCAGCCATTATCGGCCATCTGGGACAACATTTGCCTTTACAAATGA TAAAAGGATACAACAAAGATTGGCTTTATACCAGGGAGTGTGCCCCTTATACATGCAATTCTCCGATGATGCTGAGCAGACCTTTAGCGATGCCTTATCTATGCTGCAG AGGCAAGGAATGGTGAAGGAAGGAGAAGAGGTAGCACTCGTTCAGAGTGGCAAACAACCCATATGGCGGTTCCCATCTACTCACAATATTCAAGTCCGTAAAGTGTAG
- the LOC111810551 gene encoding WD repeat-containing protein 91 homolog isoform X2 — MENMQYAEELVREFLVFRGFTSTLQAYESELSTDIGKGFQVDKILDLIFSIYIPKFEAEKLVGLLGFFKQCLASSSDNTFLSTVSKLEVSILRYYMVHAIQSGRTDKVLEFLKTNGNDLLQRTKDWTPWFAMPYLKNPKFDPHFHVYFTKEWYEALHVSVRNFFSEVFNGTRIPALLKLSSEKTTVNHLKRDIKQLNLKLTQLQALLEEKEAHLCHLRSSSSVLHEENITSSNDAQEPCPSPTTLVGETKLTRDGVLAGSDKYIASNEDSSSSLTLCTGDSEVGDSTHSYEDGRQMVNSGEVHVQEDFPEVKVEFQETFLGHTSPISRCRFSASGNNVASASLDGTVRIWTYDPSTPASRNATIYCGAEIMSLDWECKSDRLLLIGTADAGIKAWNVDAKRVVCDLNTTDMFPSVLDIKCSPVESIFVSAAASRGHGSSYVDSLGFASLTVWNMRTWKSMTVLPLGKDPPAITSMCFNHNGKILAAAATDGMIHMFDMSACLQITGWPAHDSAINSILFGPDETSIFTLGSDGKIFEWSLHNQGQVLWSRNNSRFCDSGSSLSLRHEMALDVNGKRLLATSNSVRAPIYQVGGRVGGLKTLPHTAAITTVDWHPTLPVFLTGSADHSVRVTSIS, encoded by the exons ATGGAGAATATGCAGTATGCTGAGGAGCTCGTGAGGGAGTTCCTTGTGTTTAGGGGGTTTACAAGTACTCTTCAAGCTTATGAGAGTGAGCTAAGCACAGATATTGGAAAGGGGTTCCAAGTGGACAAGATTTTGGATTTAATcttctctatatatatacccaAATTCGAGGCAGAAAAGTTGGTGGGGCTATTAGGTTTTTTCAAGCAGTGCCTAGCTTCATCATCTGACAACACATTTCTTTCAACCGTGTCAAAATTGGAGGTCTCCATTCTTCGTTATTATATGGTACATGCCATACAATCAGGAAGGACAGATAAAGTTCTGGAGTTCCTTAAAACCAATGGCAACGATCTACTGCAAAGGACTAAAGATTGGACTCCATGGTTTG CCATGCCATACCTAAAGAATCCGAAGTTTGATCCCCACTTTCACGTTTATTTTACAAAGGAGTGGTATGAAGCACTGCATGTTTCTGTAAGGAATTTCTTCAGCGAAGTCTTCAATGGTACTC GCATTCCTGCTCTACTAAAGCTCAGTTCAGAGAAGACTACAGTTAATCATTTGAAACGAGATATCAAGCAGCTAAATCTTAAATTGACGCAACTTCAGGCTTTATTGGAGGAAAAAGAGGCTCATCTTTGCCACTTAAGAAG TTCTTCAAGTGTGTTGCACGAAGAGAATATTACTTCATCAAATGATGCTCAAGAGCCTTGTCCTTCTCCAACTACACTAGTTGGGGAAACGAAACTGACTCGAGATGGGGTTTTAGCTGGCTCTGACAAGTATATTGCTTCAAATGAAGATTCAAGTTCTTCATTAACTCTTTGCACGGGAGACAGTGAAGTTGGTGATTCTACTCATAGTTATGAAGATGGTCGTCAAATGG TGAATAGCGGAGAAGTCCATGTACAAGAAGATTTTCCTGAAGTGAAAGTAGAATTTCAG GAGACATTTTTGGGGCACACGAGTCCAATCAGTCGTTGCCGTTTTTCTGCATCTGGAAACAATGTAGCAAGTGCTTCTTTGGATGGTACAGTCAG GATATGGACATATGACCCATCCACTCCAGCATCTAGAAATGCAACGATTTACTGTGGAGCGGAGATTATGTCACTTGATTGGGAATGTAAATCTGATCGCCTT CTTCTAATAGGCACCGCTGATGCGGGGATTAAAGCATGGAATGTTGATGCAAAGAGGGTTGTGTGTGATCTCAACACGACTGATATGTTCCCTAG TGTGTTGGATATCAAGTGCAGTCCTGTTGAATCTATTTTCGTCTCTGCAGCAGCATCTAGAGG GCATGGTTCAAGTTATGTGGATAGTTTGGGGTTTGCTTCACTCACAGTATGGAATATGAGAACATGGAAGTCAATG ACAGTCCTTCCTCTTGGCAAGGATCCACCTGCAATTACTTCCATGTGCTTCAATCATAACGGGAAGATTTTAGCTGCTGCTGCTACCGATGGAATGATTCACATGTTTG ACATGTCTGCATGTCTACAAATTACAGGGTGGCCTGCACATGACTCTGCCATTAACTCGATTCTTTTCGGGCCAGATGAAACTAGCATTTTCACCTTAGGGTCAGATGGGAAG ATATTTGAATGGAGCTTGCATAATCAAGGTCAAGTTCTGTGGTCAAGAAATAATAGCAG gTTTTGCGATTCCGGGAGCTCTTTGTCTTTGAGACATGAAATGGCTTTGGATGTAAATGGAAAGAGACTCTTGGCTACATCAAATTCAGTGCGAGCCCCCATATACCAG GTGGGTGGTCGTGTGGGCGGATTGAAAACTCTTCCACACACAGCAGCGATAACAACGGTCGATTGGCACCCGACTTTGCCCGTGTTCTTGACTGGTTCTGCCGATCACTCAGTTCGAGTTACTTCTATTTCTTGA
- the LOC111810551 gene encoding WD repeat-containing protein 91 homolog isoform X1, whose amino-acid sequence MENMQYAEELVREFLVFRGFTSTLQAYESELSTDIGKGFQVDKILDLIFSIYIPKFEAEKLVGLLGFFKQCLASSSDNTFLSTVSKLEVSILRYYMVHAIQSGRTDKVLEFLKTNGNDLLQRTKDWTPWFAMPYLKNPKFDPHFHVYFTKEWYEALHVSVRNFFSEVFNGTRIPALLKLSSEKTTVNHLKRDIKQLNLKLTQLQALLEEKEAHLCHLRSLVNSSSSVLHEENITSSNDAQEPCPSPTTLVGETKLTRDGVLAGSDKYIASNEDSSSSLTLCTGDSEVGDSTHSYEDGRQMVNSGEVHVQEDFPEVKVEFQETFLGHTSPISRCRFSASGNNVASASLDGTVRIWTYDPSTPASRNATIYCGAEIMSLDWECKSDRLLLIGTADAGIKAWNVDAKRVVCDLNTTDMFPSVLDIKCSPVESIFVSAAASRGHGSSYVDSLGFASLTVWNMRTWKSMTVLPLGKDPPAITSMCFNHNGKILAAAATDGMIHMFDMSACLQITGWPAHDSAINSILFGPDETSIFTLGSDGKIFEWSLHNQGQVLWSRNNSRFCDSGSSLSLRHEMALDVNGKRLLATSNSVRAPIYQVGGRVGGLKTLPHTAAITTVDWHPTLPVFLTGSADHSVRVTSIS is encoded by the exons ATGGAGAATATGCAGTATGCTGAGGAGCTCGTGAGGGAGTTCCTTGTGTTTAGGGGGTTTACAAGTACTCTTCAAGCTTATGAGAGTGAGCTAAGCACAGATATTGGAAAGGGGTTCCAAGTGGACAAGATTTTGGATTTAATcttctctatatatatacccaAATTCGAGGCAGAAAAGTTGGTGGGGCTATTAGGTTTTTTCAAGCAGTGCCTAGCTTCATCATCTGACAACACATTTCTTTCAACCGTGTCAAAATTGGAGGTCTCCATTCTTCGTTATTATATGGTACATGCCATACAATCAGGAAGGACAGATAAAGTTCTGGAGTTCCTTAAAACCAATGGCAACGATCTACTGCAAAGGACTAAAGATTGGACTCCATGGTTTG CCATGCCATACCTAAAGAATCCGAAGTTTGATCCCCACTTTCACGTTTATTTTACAAAGGAGTGGTATGAAGCACTGCATGTTTCTGTAAGGAATTTCTTCAGCGAAGTCTTCAATGGTACTC GCATTCCTGCTCTACTAAAGCTCAGTTCAGAGAAGACTACAGTTAATCATTTGAAACGAGATATCAAGCAGCTAAATCTTAAATTGACGCAACTTCAGGCTTTATTGGAGGAAAAAGAGGCTCATCTTTGCCACTTAAGAAG CCTGGTGAACAGTTCTTCAAGTGTGTTGCACGAAGAGAATATTACTTCATCAAATGATGCTCAAGAGCCTTGTCCTTCTCCAACTACACTAGTTGGGGAAACGAAACTGACTCGAGATGGGGTTTTAGCTGGCTCTGACAAGTATATTGCTTCAAATGAAGATTCAAGTTCTTCATTAACTCTTTGCACGGGAGACAGTGAAGTTGGTGATTCTACTCATAGTTATGAAGATGGTCGTCAAATGG TGAATAGCGGAGAAGTCCATGTACAAGAAGATTTTCCTGAAGTGAAAGTAGAATTTCAG GAGACATTTTTGGGGCACACGAGTCCAATCAGTCGTTGCCGTTTTTCTGCATCTGGAAACAATGTAGCAAGTGCTTCTTTGGATGGTACAGTCAG GATATGGACATATGACCCATCCACTCCAGCATCTAGAAATGCAACGATTTACTGTGGAGCGGAGATTATGTCACTTGATTGGGAATGTAAATCTGATCGCCTT CTTCTAATAGGCACCGCTGATGCGGGGATTAAAGCATGGAATGTTGATGCAAAGAGGGTTGTGTGTGATCTCAACACGACTGATATGTTCCCTAG TGTGTTGGATATCAAGTGCAGTCCTGTTGAATCTATTTTCGTCTCTGCAGCAGCATCTAGAGG GCATGGTTCAAGTTATGTGGATAGTTTGGGGTTTGCTTCACTCACAGTATGGAATATGAGAACATGGAAGTCAATG ACAGTCCTTCCTCTTGGCAAGGATCCACCTGCAATTACTTCCATGTGCTTCAATCATAACGGGAAGATTTTAGCTGCTGCTGCTACCGATGGAATGATTCACATGTTTG ACATGTCTGCATGTCTACAAATTACAGGGTGGCCTGCACATGACTCTGCCATTAACTCGATTCTTTTCGGGCCAGATGAAACTAGCATTTTCACCTTAGGGTCAGATGGGAAG ATATTTGAATGGAGCTTGCATAATCAAGGTCAAGTTCTGTGGTCAAGAAATAATAGCAG gTTTTGCGATTCCGGGAGCTCTTTGTCTTTGAGACATGAAATGGCTTTGGATGTAAATGGAAAGAGACTCTTGGCTACATCAAATTCAGTGCGAGCCCCCATATACCAG GTGGGTGGTCGTGTGGGCGGATTGAAAACTCTTCCACACACAGCAGCGATAACAACGGTCGATTGGCACCCGACTTTGCCCGTGTTCTTGACTGGTTCTGCCGATCACTCAGTTCGAGTTACTTCTATTTCTTGA
- the LOC111810551 gene encoding WD repeat-containing protein 91 homolog isoform X3: protein MENMQYAEELVREFLVFRGFTSTLQAYESELSTDIGKGFQVDKILDLIFSIYIPKFEAEKLVGLLGFFKQCLASSSDNTFLSTVSKLEVSILRYYMVHAIQSGRTDKVLEFLKTNGNDLLQRTKDWTPWFAMPYLKNPKFDPHFHVYFTKEWYEALHVSVRNFFSEVFNGTRIPALLKLSSEKTTVNHLKRDIKQLNLKLTQLQALLEEKEAHLCHLRSLVNSSSSVLHEENITSSNDAQEPCPSPTTLVGETKLTRDGVLAGSDKYIASNEDSSSSLTLCTGDSEVGDSTHSYEDGRQMVNSGEVHVQEDFPEVKVEFQETFLGHTSPISRCRFSASGNNVASASLDGTVRIWTYDPSTPASRNATIYCGAEIMSLDWECKSDRLLLIGTADAGIKAWNVDAKRVVCDLNTTDMFPSVLDIKCSPVESIFVSAAASRGHGSSYVDSLGFASLTVWNMRTWKSMTVLPLGKDPPAITSMCFNHNGKILAAAATDGMIHMFVRKSCNPGSEPEMGGENFGGFLELLQSLKG, encoded by the exons ATGGAGAATATGCAGTATGCTGAGGAGCTCGTGAGGGAGTTCCTTGTGTTTAGGGGGTTTACAAGTACTCTTCAAGCTTATGAGAGTGAGCTAAGCACAGATATTGGAAAGGGGTTCCAAGTGGACAAGATTTTGGATTTAATcttctctatatatatacccaAATTCGAGGCAGAAAAGTTGGTGGGGCTATTAGGTTTTTTCAAGCAGTGCCTAGCTTCATCATCTGACAACACATTTCTTTCAACCGTGTCAAAATTGGAGGTCTCCATTCTTCGTTATTATATGGTACATGCCATACAATCAGGAAGGACAGATAAAGTTCTGGAGTTCCTTAAAACCAATGGCAACGATCTACTGCAAAGGACTAAAGATTGGACTCCATGGTTTG CCATGCCATACCTAAAGAATCCGAAGTTTGATCCCCACTTTCACGTTTATTTTACAAAGGAGTGGTATGAAGCACTGCATGTTTCTGTAAGGAATTTCTTCAGCGAAGTCTTCAATGGTACTC GCATTCCTGCTCTACTAAAGCTCAGTTCAGAGAAGACTACAGTTAATCATTTGAAACGAGATATCAAGCAGCTAAATCTTAAATTGACGCAACTTCAGGCTTTATTGGAGGAAAAAGAGGCTCATCTTTGCCACTTAAGAAG CCTGGTGAACAGTTCTTCAAGTGTGTTGCACGAAGAGAATATTACTTCATCAAATGATGCTCAAGAGCCTTGTCCTTCTCCAACTACACTAGTTGGGGAAACGAAACTGACTCGAGATGGGGTTTTAGCTGGCTCTGACAAGTATATTGCTTCAAATGAAGATTCAAGTTCTTCATTAACTCTTTGCACGGGAGACAGTGAAGTTGGTGATTCTACTCATAGTTATGAAGATGGTCGTCAAATGG TGAATAGCGGAGAAGTCCATGTACAAGAAGATTTTCCTGAAGTGAAAGTAGAATTTCAG GAGACATTTTTGGGGCACACGAGTCCAATCAGTCGTTGCCGTTTTTCTGCATCTGGAAACAATGTAGCAAGTGCTTCTTTGGATGGTACAGTCAG GATATGGACATATGACCCATCCACTCCAGCATCTAGAAATGCAACGATTTACTGTGGAGCGGAGATTATGTCACTTGATTGGGAATGTAAATCTGATCGCCTT CTTCTAATAGGCACCGCTGATGCGGGGATTAAAGCATGGAATGTTGATGCAAAGAGGGTTGTGTGTGATCTCAACACGACTGATATGTTCCCTAG TGTGTTGGATATCAAGTGCAGTCCTGTTGAATCTATTTTCGTCTCTGCAGCAGCATCTAGAGG GCATGGTTCAAGTTATGTGGATAGTTTGGGGTTTGCTTCACTCACAGTATGGAATATGAGAACATGGAAGTCAATG ACAGTCCTTCCTCTTGGCAAGGATCCACCTGCAATTACTTCCATGTGCTTCAATCATAACGGGAAGATTTTAGCTGCTGCTGCTACCGATGGAATGATTCACATGTTTG TTCGGAAGTCATGCAATCCTGGATCTGAACCAGAAATGGGTGGAGAAAACTTTGGTGGTTTTTTGGAACTTTTGCAGTCCCTCAAGGGATGA